The following proteins are encoded in a genomic region of Natronorubrum halophilum:
- a CDS encoding lipase/acyltransferase domain-containing protein has protein sequence MTDNDTPHETEESITANRRTMLKGTGAAIVGTAGLAASSGSATAVSSYEIEVLEVGDSVFGIGPTPSIPVGDEVFIFAHGWFGDTTVASQAADVATSMEDVGYEADEYVAIQWDATTINFPAAESETEDVGEELAEMLEEFYDDGGGNVRLVGHSLGGRVVLETVTHIDDSYEVETVAPIGAAADGDMVCGGGLSPGEWYDGIANNADEVRNYHSENDSTVGSAYGGFFGAALGTDGAGCPGETADNYTDVDVTDSVGSHLGYLGDAAVGADLAEAAGVDVDDGGWW, from the coding sequence GACACGCCGCACGAAACCGAGGAATCGATCACTGCAAACCGGCGGACGATGCTGAAAGGAACCGGAGCCGCAATCGTCGGCACTGCGGGACTGGCTGCGTCGTCCGGGTCGGCCACCGCCGTCTCGAGCTACGAGATCGAAGTGCTCGAGGTCGGCGACAGCGTCTTCGGTATCGGTCCGACGCCGTCGATTCCCGTCGGCGACGAAGTGTTCATCTTCGCCCACGGCTGGTTCGGCGACACGACGGTCGCGAGCCAAGCGGCGGACGTCGCGACCTCGATGGAAGACGTCGGCTACGAGGCGGACGAGTACGTCGCCATCCAGTGGGACGCCACGACGATCAACTTCCCGGCCGCGGAGAGCGAGACCGAGGACGTCGGCGAAGAGCTCGCCGAGATGCTCGAGGAGTTCTACGACGATGGCGGCGGGAACGTCCGCCTCGTCGGCCACTCGCTGGGCGGCCGCGTCGTCCTCGAGACCGTCACCCACATCGACGACTCGTACGAAGTCGAGACCGTCGCACCGATCGGTGCGGCTGCCGACGGCGATATGGTCTGTGGTGGCGGTCTCTCTCCCGGCGAGTGGTACGACGGTATCGCGAACAACGCAGACGAAGTCCGAAACTACCACTCCGAGAACGACTCGACCGTCGGATCGGCGTACGGCGGATTCTTCGGCGCTGCGCTCGGTACCGACGGGGCGGGCTGTCCGGGTGAGACGGCGGACAATTACACGGACGTCGACGTAACCGATAGCGTCGGCAGCCACCTGGGGTATCTGGGCGACGCCGCGGTCGGTGCCGACCTCGCCGAAGCGGCCGGCGTCGACGTCGACGACGGCGGCTGGTGGTAA